From Leptolyngbyaceae cyanobacterium, a single genomic window includes:
- a CDS encoding ATP-binding protein has protein sequence MLFQSLSIGKKFRLRTTLIVPFLLQIIATTGLVGFIVYRSGERTVNAVASQLRNELATRIYEKLASYAEIPHAINRLNASAVTKGNIDILNVKGELAFWQQMQIYPLLSYVYCGDENGAFIGIGYQQSDTLILEYSNSSTNFISQNIALDNQGNRKVKIGTFPKPYDPRLRPWYQAAKATGGATWSEIYLDFTTLFPTLTASIPVYNAVDGSFIGSCATDVFLPRELNKFLQTLKIGKTGTAFIIERSGLLVATSTPEPMTQGNGENTKRLYAEKSTNSVIQSTATYLKTHSQNIGQIQSVQQLEFSLKGERQYVQVVPFQNRNIDWLIVLTIPESDFMTEIHAGQRNALLLSLAALGVSIAVGILTARLITQPILRLTQASQDLAKGNLDRQVENKDVIEIEEIDTLEQSFNSMAAQLKAFFTTLEAQKETLANQNEELQNLDRLKDEFLANTSHELRTPLNGIIGIAESLIDGATGELSTPTQANLQLIVSSGRRLASLINDILDFSKLKHQNLELKLTPVDLRTITQIVLTLSQPLAYQKNLQLINAISEDLPSASADENRLQQILHNLIGNAIKFTPSGRIEISAKLTSPVASPDGKNLLAVTIADTGIGISEDKFDRIFQSFEQAEGATAREYGGTGLGLAVTKQLVELHGGEISVQSQVGIGSQFTFTLPLSQEKAKVVQPPVETIPPSFNSELISLVPLQKAASIANDNQQFKILIVDDEPINRQVLINNLSLHNYTSLEASNGEEALAAIENGFIPDLILLDLMMPRMTGYEVCQKIRERFPAHELPIVMLTAKNQVENIVDGFTSGANDYLAKPIQKQEMLARMKTHLNLAKLTLAYGRFVPRDFLNFLGKESIIDVQIGNQVQQEMTVMFADIRSFTTLSEGMTPQETFNFINAYLSRVSPAIREHQGFIDKYIGDAIMALFPHSADGAVQAAISMQQKVAIFNEERQQKGLETISIGIGLHTGNLMLGTIGESERMETTVIADAVNLASRLEGLTKLYGAEILMSVHTLIRVESIHNYSFRFLDRVRVKGKNNVVAIYELYDESAGLSNQLKTETKSIFEAAVMAYNRQDFVGVQPIFEEIFRKNPEDKAAQIYLKRCHHYLQYGVPEGWDGVTDFDFK, from the coding sequence ATGCTATTCCAATCTCTCTCTATCGGCAAAAAATTTCGTCTTCGCACCACCCTAATCGTGCCCTTTTTGTTGCAAATTATTGCTACCACTGGGCTGGTAGGATTCATTGTCTACAGGAGTGGAGAGCGCACAGTCAACGCTGTGGCGAGTCAGTTGCGAAATGAATTAGCTACCCGCATTTACGAAAAATTAGCTTCCTATGCTGAAATTCCTCACGCAATAAATAGATTGAATGCCAGCGCCGTCACCAAGGGAAATATTGATATTCTCAATGTCAAAGGAGAACTTGCTTTCTGGCAGCAAATGCAGATTTATCCCCTGCTAAGTTACGTCTACTGTGGCGATGAAAATGGGGCGTTCATTGGCATCGGATACCAGCAAAGCGATACATTAATTTTGGAGTACAGCAATTCATCGACTAACTTCATTTCACAAAATATCGCGCTTGACAATCAAGGAAATCGCAAGGTCAAGATCGGTACGTTTCCCAAGCCCTACGATCCTCGCTTGCGTCCTTGGTATCAAGCGGCGAAAGCAACAGGAGGGGCTACTTGGAGTGAAATTTATCTAGATTTTACAACCCTATTTCCAACTTTGACCGCTAGTATTCCGGTCTATAACGCGGTTGATGGTTCGTTCATTGGTTCCTGTGCAACCGATGTTTTTTTGCCACGAGAACTCAACAAATTTCTTCAAACTTTGAAAATTGGTAAGACAGGAACCGCCTTTATTATCGAGCGTTCAGGACTGTTAGTAGCCACTTCCACACCAGAACCGATGACTCAAGGGAATGGAGAAAACACCAAACGTCTCTACGCCGAGAAAAGTACTAATTCTGTGATTCAGAGTACTGCTACGTATTTGAAAACTCACTCCCAAAATATCGGGCAAATTCAATCAGTTCAACAACTGGAATTTAGCTTGAAGGGCGAGCGGCAATATGTCCAAGTGGTGCCGTTTCAAAATCGCAATATCGATTGGTTGATCGTGCTGACAATTCCCGAATCAGACTTTATGACAGAGATTCATGCAGGTCAGCGAAATGCCTTATTGTTGAGTTTAGCAGCGCTGGGAGTGTCGATCGCGGTTGGCATTCTCACCGCTCGTTTAATTACTCAACCCATTCTCAGATTAACTCAAGCCTCTCAAGATTTAGCGAAAGGCAATCTCGATCGACAGGTAGAAAATAAGGATGTTATTGAGATTGAAGAAATTGACACCCTAGAACAGTCTTTCAACAGTATGGCAGCCCAACTCAAAGCCTTCTTTACTACTCTGGAAGCGCAAAAAGAAACCCTCGCCAACCAAAATGAAGAATTACAAAATCTCGATCGACTTAAAGACGAATTTTTAGCCAATACCTCTCACGAACTCCGTACTCCTCTCAATGGCATTATTGGCATTGCCGAATCCTTGATTGATGGTGCAACTGGAGAACTTTCCACGCCTACCCAAGCTAACCTACAATTAATTGTCTCCAGCGGTCGTCGTCTAGCTAGCTTAATTAACGATATTCTTGATTTCTCCAAACTAAAACACCAAAATCTCGAACTGAAATTAACTCCCGTTGATTTAAGAACAATTACTCAGATCGTTCTTACCCTCAGCCAACCTTTAGCCTACCAGAAAAATTTACAGTTAATTAACGCTATTTCCGAAGACTTACCCAGCGCCTCAGCTGACGAAAATCGCTTACAACAAATTCTGCATAACTTGATTGGCAATGCGATTAAATTCACTCCGTCAGGCAGGATTGAAATCTCAGCCAAACTGACATCTCCCGTAGCTTCTCCCGATGGAAAGAATCTATTAGCCGTCACGATTGCCGATACGGGTATCGGTATTTCTGAAGATAAGTTCGATCGCATTTTTCAATCTTTTGAACAAGCGGAAGGAGCAACTGCCAGAGAATATGGCGGGACTGGATTAGGGCTGGCAGTTACCAAACAACTGGTAGAATTACATGGTGGTGAAATTAGCGTCCAGTCGCAAGTCGGTATCGGTTCTCAGTTTACCTTTACTTTACCCCTTTCTCAAGAAAAAGCTAAGGTAGTTCAACCACCAGTTGAAACAATCCCACCTAGCTTTAATTCTGAATTAATTAGTTTAGTTCCCCTCCAAAAAGCTGCTAGTATTGCTAACGATAACCAACAATTCAAAATTCTCATCGTTGATGATGAACCGATTAATCGTCAGGTTTTAATTAACAACCTTTCTCTTCATAATTACACTTCCCTTGAAGCAAGTAATGGGGAAGAAGCTTTAGCTGCCATCGAAAATGGTTTTATTCCCGACTTGATCTTACTTGATTTGATGATGCCTCGGATGACGGGCTACGAAGTTTGTCAGAAAATTCGCGAACGCTTTCCCGCTCACGAACTTCCTATTGTGATGTTAACAGCGAAAAATCAAGTTGAAAACATCGTCGATGGATTTACATCAGGCGCTAATGATTATCTCGCTAAACCGATTCAAAAACAAGAAATGCTAGCGCGGATGAAGACTCATTTAAACTTAGCTAAGCTCACTTTAGCCTACGGACGATTTGTACCGCGAGATTTTCTCAACTTTTTAGGTAAAGAAAGCATTATTGACGTGCAAATTGGCAATCAAGTACAGCAAGAAATGACGGTGATGTTTGCCGATATTCGCTCTTTTACAACCTTGTCAGAAGGTATGACACCCCAAGAAACTTTTAATTTCATTAATGCCTATTTAAGCCGAGTTAGTCCTGCGATTAGAGAACATCAAGGGTTTATCGATAAGTATATTGGCGATGCGATTATGGCGCTGTTTCCCCATTCGGCAGATGGGGCGGTGCAAGCAGCCATTTCTATGCAGCAAAAAGTAGCAATTTTTAATGAAGAACGACAGCAAAAAGGGCTAGAAACTATCTCGATCGGCATTGGTTTACATACGGGTAATTTAATGCTAGGAACGATCGGGGAATCAGAACGTATGGAAACTACAGTTATTGCTGATGCGGTTAATTTAGCTTCTCGTTTGGAAGGTTTAACTAAATTATATGGAGCGGAAATTTTAATGAGCGTACACACTTTAATTAGGGTAGAAAGTATTCACAATTATAGTTTTAGATTTCTAGATCGGGTGCGAGTGAAAGGAAAAAATAATGTAGTAGCAATTTATGAGTTATATGATGAATCGGCTGGCTTATCGAATCAATTAAAAACCGAAACTAAAAGTATTTTTGAAGCAGCGGTAATGGCGTATAATCGACAAGATTTTGTGGGTGTACAGCCGATATTCGAGGAAATTTTTAGGAAAAATCCTGAAGATAAAGCCGCACAAATTTACTTAAAACGCTGTCATCATTATTTACAGTATGGAGTTCCGGAAGGATGGGATGGTGTCACAGATTTCGATTTTAAGTAA